In Girardinichthys multiradiatus isolate DD_20200921_A chromosome 18, DD_fGirMul_XY1, whole genome shotgun sequence, a single window of DNA contains:
- the nek3 gene encoding serine/threonine-protein kinase Nek3, with protein MEKYSHLRVIGEGSFGRAVLVQCKSTQEKYVLKEIQLPKNQSKQQSSRKEAVLLSRMKHPSIVAFREVFEADGLLCIVMEYCSGGDLLHRIQQQKSSQFTVDNILKWFAQMCAGAKHIHDKRVLHRDLKSKNVFLADDGSVKLGDFGSACILNSSKAYAYTYVGTPYYVAPEIWDNKPYNNKSDVWSLGCVLYELCTLRHPFQASSWKSLILKVCRGAYPPLPNHLPYELHYLIKHMFKTNPKDRPSVHTILTSHRVSRLLRTHLPSQVLKTEEAKRTCRWNREEGRKVANFLGEKSLIKTSTTEGGDLPKSGCESTEPALRKQWATEPRSTVLQMLANASLVSSDSMAAALQTSSTHESDSEASRQRKQWVRDPPEKLLGLLEKAQLNKAFSTFLIHRGDDNPLVGPLSQQRGDDTDGFKPEVLVDESRLQPRSDDEDTDFEEESPCDWVDEIEKIFSEH; from the exons ATGGAGAAATACTCCCACCTTAGAGTAATCGGGGAAGGGTCTTTCGGTCGGGCTGTGTTGGTACAATGCAAAAGCACTCAGGAGAAATATGTGCTCAAGGAAATACAGTTGCCAAAG aaccagtcgAAACAGCAGAGTTCAAGAAAGGAAGCAGTCCTGCTTTCCAGAATGAAACATCCCAGTATTGTGgctttcagagaggtttttgAAG CGGATGGCCTCTTGTGCATTGTTATGGAGTACTGCAGTGGAGGAGATCTGCTTCATAGGATCCAGCAGCAGAAATCCTCGCAGTTCACTGTTGATAAT ATCTTGAAGTGGTTTGCTCAGATGTGTGCAGGtgcaaagcatattcatgatAAGAGGGTTTTGCACAGAGATTTAAAGTCTAAG AACGTTTTCCTGGCAGATGACGGTTCCGTGAAGCTCGGGGACTTTGGCTCTGCTTGTATTCTGAACAG CTCAAAGGCTTATGCTTATACATATGTTGGGACGCCGTATTATGTGGCACCTGAAATCTGGGACAACAAGCCATACAATAACAAGAG TGATGTGTGGTCCCTGGGGTGCGTCCTCTACGAGCTCTGCACCTTGCGACACCCG TTCCAGGCATCCAGCTGGAAGAGCCTGATCCTTAAGGTGTGCCGGGGTGCATACCCTCCTCTCCCCAACCACCTGCCGTacgagctgcactacctgatcAAGCACATGTTCAAGACGAACCCAAAAGACAGGCCATCGGTACACACAATCCTGACCTCTCACCGGGTTTCCAGACTTCTGCGCACACATCTGCCCTCACAG GTTTTAAAGACAGAGGAAGCAAAGAGGACGTGTCGATGGAACAGGGAGGAAGGGCGGAAAGTGGCTAATTTCCTGGGAGAGAagagtttaataaaaacatcaacaacTGAAG GTGGGGATTTACCTAAAAGCGGCTGTGAGAGCACAGAGCCAGCCCTTAGAAAGCAGTGGGCGACTGAGCCACGGAGTACTGTGCTGCAGATGCTGGCCAATGCCAGCCTGGTTTCATCAGACAGCATGGCTGCAGCTCTCCAGACCAGCTCCACCCATGAAA GTGATTCAGAGGCCAGCAGGCAGAGAAAACAATGGGTGCGGGATCCCCCTGAGAAACTTCTAGGCCTGTTGGAAAAGGCCCAGCTGAACAAAGCTTTCAGCACCTTTTTAATTCACAGAGGAG ATGACAACCCTCTAGTTGGACCCCTATCCCAACAGCGGGGTGATGACACTGATGGCTTTAAGCCAGAAGTACTTGTAGACGAGTCCAGACTGCAGCCTCGCTCTGATGATGAGGACAC